One genomic segment of Pseudonocardia sp. T1-2H includes these proteins:
- a CDS encoding TrmH family RNA methyltransferase codes for MSTPPSDAVDVGPETGPTEWAVPGQVGVGPWPGGREAWPVDERYDPELLEHGDRRNVVDAYRYWRREAVAADLATRGHPFHVAIENFAHDHNIGTVVRTANAFAAAGVHIVGRRRWNRRGAMVTDRYQQLHHHPDVAGVRDFAAEHGLVLVAVDNTPGAVPLETTELPRECLLLFGQEGPGLTAEARAAAGLVVSIAQFGSTRSINAGVAAGIAMHAWVRAHGDLSRAW; via the coding sequence GTGAGTACGCCGCCATCGGACGCCGTGGACGTCGGCCCGGAGACCGGGCCGACCGAGTGGGCGGTGCCGGGGCAGGTCGGCGTCGGGCCCTGGCCTGGCGGGCGGGAGGCCTGGCCCGTCGACGAGCGCTACGACCCCGAGCTGCTCGAGCACGGGGACCGGCGCAACGTCGTCGACGCCTACCGGTACTGGCGGCGGGAGGCGGTCGCGGCGGACCTCGCCACCCGCGGCCACCCGTTCCACGTGGCGATCGAGAACTTCGCCCACGACCACAACATCGGCACCGTCGTCCGCACGGCCAACGCGTTCGCCGCGGCGGGCGTGCACATCGTCGGCCGGCGGCGGTGGAACCGGCGCGGCGCCATGGTCACCGACCGCTACCAGCAGCTCCACCATCACCCGGACGTCGCCGGCGTGCGCGACTTCGCCGCGGAGCACGGCCTGGTGCTGGTCGCGGTGGACAACACCCCCGGAGCGGTGCCGCTGGAGACGACCGAGCTGCCCCGCGAGTGCCTGCTGCTGTTCGGCCAGGAGGGCCCCGGGCTGACCGCGGAGGCGCGCGCGGCGGCGGGCCTCGTGGTGTCGATCGCGCAGTTCGGCTCCACCCGCTCGATCAACGCCGGGGTGGCCGCGGGGATCGCCATGCACGCGTGGGTCCGTGCGCACGGCGACCTCTCCCGGGCCTGGTGA
- a CDS encoding FUSC family protein, which translates to MLRRVRSRARSRLQLGGRRLRVSALPILQCAVAAGLSWWVANDLVGHDRPFFAPVAAVLCLGVSLGTRRRRVVELVVGVSLGVLVGDLLISAIGSGTWQIALVVALAMAAAVFTDGATLIVAQAGSSAVLVATLLPPGGVGGINRALDAVIGGAVGLLVAAVLPSHPLGPVRRQAHAVLDELAGVLFGIADALRGRDPEAASAALARARRSQPLIDALRAALASGREVTSVAPLRRPHRRALLRFTELAERTDYAMRNARVLARRAVTAIGDDEPAVEELADAVAQLGTAVQKLTEQIGEDGDRAKAREPILELVHDSPVLGDGAGDRGVSEQVMIAQLRSIAIDLLQATGLTRQAAQAALRAQL; encoded by the coding sequence GTGCTCCGCCGGGTGCGCTCCCGGGCCCGCTCGCGGCTGCAGCTCGGCGGACGGCGGCTGCGGGTCTCGGCGCTGCCGATCCTGCAGTGCGCCGTGGCGGCCGGGCTGTCCTGGTGGGTCGCGAACGACCTGGTCGGGCACGACCGGCCCTTCTTCGCGCCGGTCGCCGCGGTCCTGTGCCTCGGCGTCTCCCTCGGGACGCGGCGCCGGCGGGTGGTCGAGCTCGTCGTCGGGGTCAGCCTCGGCGTGCTCGTCGGGGACCTGCTGATCTCCGCGATCGGCTCGGGGACCTGGCAGATCGCGCTGGTCGTGGCGCTGGCGATGGCGGCCGCGGTGTTCACCGACGGGGCCACGCTGATCGTCGCGCAGGCCGGCTCGTCCGCCGTGCTCGTCGCGACGCTGCTGCCGCCCGGAGGCGTCGGTGGGATCAATCGCGCCCTCGACGCGGTGATCGGCGGCGCGGTCGGGCTGCTCGTCGCCGCAGTCCTGCCGTCGCACCCGCTCGGCCCCGTCCGCCGGCAGGCCCACGCGGTTCTCGACGAGCTCGCGGGCGTCCTGTTCGGCATCGCGGACGCCCTGCGCGGACGGGACCCGGAGGCGGCGAGCGCGGCGCTCGCCCGGGCCCGGCGGAGCCAACCCCTGATCGACGCGCTGCGGGCCGCCCTGGCCTCGGGCCGCGAGGTGACGTCGGTGGCCCCCCTGCGCCGCCCGCACCGCCGCGCGCTGCTCCGGTTCACCGAGCTCGCCGAGCGCACGGACTACGCGATGCGCAACGCCCGGGTGCTCGCCCGGCGCGCGGTCACGGCCATCGGGGACGACGAGCCCGCCGTCGAGGAGCTGGCCGACGCCGTCGCGCAGCTGGGTACGGCGGTGCAGAAGCTGACCGAGCAGATCGGGGAGGACGGGGACCGGGCGAAGGCCCGCGAACCGATCCTCGAGCTCGTCCACGACTCGCCGGTCCTCGGCGACGGGGCCGGTGACCGCGGGGTGTCCGAACAGGTCATGATCGCGCAGCTCCGCTCGATCGCGATCGACCTCCTGCAGGCCACCGGCCTGACCCGGCAGGCCGCCCAGGCAGCCCTGCGCGCCCAGCTCTGA
- a CDS encoding DedA family protein translates to MTPADRYLAFEPLGSAGPVTVWIVVLAFVFLECAFVVGLFLPGDSLLVAAGVVLAAHGHEGGAWLLAAVATGAAVAGNQVGYLVGRYTGTRLLARKDGKMLNRANLDRAGAFLDRRGFWSIIVARWIPWIRTLAPMIAGAARMDNRKFIVANAVGAVLWVPALMMLGFYGAGALDGIPWVKHVVVVGAIAFFVVGTVLGLVRFRQEMRKPVDEAAEPSPGQL, encoded by the coding sequence ATGACGCCTGCAGACCGCTACCTCGCCTTCGAGCCGCTCGGTTCCGCGGGGCCGGTCACCGTCTGGATCGTCGTCCTGGCCTTCGTGTTCCTGGAGTGCGCGTTCGTCGTCGGGCTGTTCCTGCCCGGGGACTCCCTGCTGGTCGCCGCGGGCGTCGTGCTCGCGGCGCACGGCCACGAGGGCGGCGCCTGGCTGCTCGCCGCGGTCGCCACCGGCGCCGCGGTGGCCGGCAACCAGGTCGGCTACCTCGTCGGGCGCTACACCGGGACCCGGCTGCTGGCCCGCAAGGACGGGAAGATGCTCAACCGGGCGAACCTGGACCGGGCCGGGGCGTTCCTGGACCGGCGAGGCTTCTGGTCGATCATCGTCGCCCGGTGGATCCCCTGGATCCGCACGCTGGCGCCGATGATCGCCGGGGCCGCGCGGATGGACAACCGGAAGTTCATCGTGGCCAACGCCGTCGGGGCGGTCCTCTGGGTGCCGGCGCTGATGATGCTCGGCTTCTACGGCGCCGGGGCGCTGGACGGCATCCCGTGGGTCAAGCACGTGGTCGTCGTCGGCGCGATCGCGTTCTTCGTGGTCGGGACGGTGCTGGGGCTGGTGCGGTTCCGTCAGGAGATGCGCAAGCCCGTCGACGAGGCCGCCGAGCCCTCGCCCGGGCAGCTCTGA
- a CDS encoding cytosine permease, translating to MTEPTAVETGGTPVATSGTPGEVKADHDPRLTNSDLAPLEKQTWKSYNFFAFCMSDVHSVGGYVTAGSLFALGLAAWQVLIALLVGIGIVYFLCNLVARPSQATGTPYPVVCRSSFGELGANVPAIICAH from the coding sequence ATGACGGAACCGACGGCGGTGGAGACCGGCGGCACGCCGGTGGCCACCAGCGGCACCCCGGGTGAGGTGAAGGCGGACCACGACCCGCGCCTCACCAATTCCGACCTCGCCCCACTCGAGAAGCAGACGTGGAAGTCGTACAACTTCTTCGCCTTCTGTATGTCCGACGTGCACAGCGTCGGCGGGTACGTCACGGCCGGCAGCCTGTTCGCCCTCGGCCTCGCGGCCTGGCAGGTTCTCATCGCGCTGCTGGTCGGCATCGGGATCGTCTACTTCCTCTGCAACCTCGTCGCCCGGCCCAGCCAGGCGACCGGCACGCCCTATCCCGTGGTCTGCCGCTCGTCGTTCGGCGAGCTCGGCGCCAACGTGCCGGCGATCATCTGCGCGCACTGA
- a CDS encoding glycoside hydrolase family 76 protein — MARRHAPARNRVWAERAAEAERAVRSRSLRRLAVVPGTRIGRVATNRPVGPRTLLGPWHYWWQAHLLDCLLDAQLREPSDRRGRELAALVRGIRLRNLGRWTNDYYDDIAWLALAVRRAGVRLRRTGPNAVAAITAQLRAGHTPDGGGGIWWRRGDDFKNAPANGPAAILLARTGDVARAVAIVDWMAATLVDPETGLVRDGIRPDPVTGVWAVEGLAYTYCQGVYLGACVELAERDGDPRWARRAAAVVEAVREHLAEPDGVIGGYDDGGDGGLFNGILARYLADAAVRLPALAPTAAHLVTASAERAWENRAADASGPVLAHDWRRPARRPRAGTPESALSVQLSGWMLLEAAARLERGR; from the coding sequence GTGGCACGCAGACACGCCCCGGCACGGAACCGGGTCTGGGCCGAGCGGGCGGCGGAGGCCGAGCGCGCCGTCCGGAGCCGCTCGCTGCGCCGGCTCGCCGTCGTCCCCGGGACCCGGATCGGGCGGGTCGCCACGAACCGTCCGGTGGGCCCGCGCACCCTGCTCGGTCCGTGGCACTACTGGTGGCAGGCGCACCTGCTGGACTGCCTGCTCGACGCCCAGCTGCGCGAGCCCTCGGACCGCCGCGGCCGCGAGCTCGCCGCGCTCGTCCGCGGGATCCGGCTGCGCAACCTCGGCCGCTGGACCAACGACTACTACGACGACATCGCCTGGTTGGCCCTGGCCGTGCGGCGGGCCGGCGTCCGGCTCCGGCGGACCGGGCCGAATGCCGTCGCCGCGATCACCGCGCAGCTACGCGCGGGCCACACCCCGGACGGCGGTGGCGGCATCTGGTGGCGCCGGGGCGACGACTTCAAGAACGCCCCGGCGAACGGTCCAGCGGCGATCCTGCTGGCCAGGACCGGGGACGTCGCCCGCGCCGTCGCGATCGTCGACTGGATGGCCGCGACCCTCGTCGATCCGGAGACCGGCCTGGTCCGGGACGGGATCCGGCCCGACCCGGTGACGGGGGTCTGGGCCGTCGAGGGCCTGGCCTACACCTACTGCCAGGGCGTCTACCTGGGCGCCTGCGTCGAGTTGGCCGAACGCGACGGGGACCCGCGCTGGGCGCGCCGCGCCGCGGCCGTCGTCGAGGCGGTCCGGGAGCACCTGGCGGAGCCGGACGGGGTGATCGGCGGCTACGACGACGGCGGGGACGGCGGCCTGTTCAACGGCATCCTGGCCCGCTACCTGGCGGACGCGGCGGTCCGGCTGCCGGCGCTCGCCCCCACGGCCGCGCACCTGGTGACGGCGAGCGCGGAGCGGGCGTGGGAGAACCGGGCCGCCGACGCCTCCGGCCCGGTGCTCGCCCACGACTGGCGGCGTCCCGCGCGCCGACCACGGGCCGGGACGCCGGAGTCCGCGCTGTCCGTGCAGCTCTCGGGCTGGATGCTGCTCGAGGCCGCCGCCCGCCTGGAGCGAGGCCGGTAG
- the uraH gene encoding hydroxyisourate hydrolase codes for MAGISTHVLDAALGRPASGVPVSLVCPDGTVYSGVTDEDGRVGDLFTGPLAAGVHRATFDTGTYFAATGQAGFFPEVTLAFTVDPVRGHHHVPLLLSPYSYTTYRGS; via the coding sequence GTGGCAGGAATCAGCACACACGTCCTGGATGCCGCGCTCGGCCGTCCGGCCTCCGGTGTCCCCGTCTCCCTGGTCTGCCCGGACGGAACGGTGTACAGCGGCGTGACCGACGAGGACGGCCGGGTCGGCGACCTGTTCACCGGCCCGCTCGCGGCAGGGGTGCACCGCGCGACGTTCGACACGGGCACCTACTTCGCGGCGACCGGGCAGGCGGGGTTCTTCCCGGAGGTGACGCTGGCGTTCACCGTCGACCCGGTGCGCGGGCACCACCACGTGCCGCTCCTGCTCTCGCCGTACTCGTACACGACCTACAGGGGGAGCTGA
- a CDS encoding DUF3151 domain-containing protein: MSVHGNLLGPEPTRLPIDPAAAALENGEDPADVAAASPSSVIAWATLAENSLAEGASITAYAYARTGYHRGLDQLRRNGWKGFGPIPWSHEPNRGVLRALAALLRASEAIGETDEVERLRAFIAESDPTAPSALGLA; the protein is encoded by the coding sequence ATGAGTGTGCACGGCAACCTTCTCGGCCCGGAGCCGACCCGCCTCCCGATCGATCCCGCGGCGGCCGCGCTGGAGAACGGTGAGGACCCGGCCGACGTGGCCGCGGCCAGCCCGTCGTCGGTGATCGCCTGGGCCACCCTCGCCGAGAACTCGCTCGCCGAGGGCGCCTCGATCACCGCCTACGCCTATGCCCGCACCGGGTACCACCGCGGCCTGGACCAGCTCCGGCGCAACGGCTGGAAGGGCTTCGGCCCGATCCCGTGGTCGCACGAGCCCAACCGCGGCGTCCTGCGGGCGCTCGCCGCGCTGCTGCGCGCGTCCGAGGCGATCGGCGAGACGGACGAGGTCGAGCGCCTCCGCGCCTTCATCGCGGAGTCCGACCCGACGGCGCCGTCCGCGCTCGGCCTGGCCTGA
- a CDS encoding ATP-binding cassette domain-containing protein, with protein MPAAALLAHDLVRNLGGRRVLDGVSLAAAPGRRIGLIGENGVGKSTLLRLLAGVDEPDGGFVVRPPELGFLHQEMPYDPASTVSDVVDDALRVARAAVAELDELSAHLDRPDALQRYGELLGWAQDHDVWDADRRAGLVLAGLGLGGIALHRALGTLSGGQRSRLGLAALLLRRPAALLLDEPTNHLDDDAAAFLEEQLRGLPGVVVAASHDRAFLDAVCTDVIDLDPAVNGPTRYGGGYSDYLAEKHAERERWERRFAEEQEELGQLRHSVGVTAHRVAPDRPKRDNEKMAYGYKGERVQHQIARRVRNATRRLDELTRDQVRRPPEPLRFRVENLAAPRGTAPLLALRDVRVPGRLTLDRLDVSATERLLVTGPNGSGKSTLLAVLAGRLGITDGTLHRRRGLRAGLLAQDTVFPRPDRTVRDVYAAALGPEHAERVPLASLGLVAPRDVGRPVGELSVGQHRRLALALLLADPPELLLLDEPTNHLSPRLSDELEEALGTGPGAVIVASHDRRLRDRWAGRELRLAR; from the coding sequence ATGCCTGCAGCAGCCCTCCTCGCGCACGACCTCGTCCGGAACCTCGGCGGCCGCCGGGTCCTCGACGGCGTCTCCCTCGCCGCGGCCCCCGGCCGGCGGATCGGCCTGATCGGGGAGAACGGCGTCGGCAAGTCCACGCTGCTGCGCCTGCTCGCGGGCGTCGACGAGCCGGACGGCGGCTTCGTCGTCCGGCCGCCGGAACTCGGGTTCCTGCATCAGGAGATGCCGTACGACCCGGCGTCGACGGTCTCGGACGTGGTCGACGACGCGCTGCGCGTCGCCCGCGCCGCGGTCGCGGAGCTCGACGAGCTGAGCGCGCACCTGGACCGGCCCGACGCCCTGCAGCGCTACGGCGAGCTCCTCGGGTGGGCCCAGGACCACGACGTCTGGGACGCCGACCGGCGCGCCGGGCTCGTCCTGGCCGGGCTGGGGCTCGGCGGGATCGCGCTCCACCGCGCCCTCGGGACGCTCTCCGGCGGGCAGCGCAGCCGCCTCGGGCTGGCGGCCCTGCTGCTGCGCCGGCCCGCGGCGTTGCTCCTCGACGAACCCACCAACCACCTCGACGACGACGCCGCGGCCTTCCTCGAGGAGCAGCTGCGGGGACTGCCCGGCGTCGTGGTGGCGGCGAGCCACGACCGGGCGTTCCTCGACGCCGTCTGCACGGACGTGATCGATCTCGACCCGGCCGTGAACGGACCGACCCGCTACGGCGGCGGCTACTCGGACTACCTCGCCGAGAAGCACGCCGAGCGGGAGCGCTGGGAACGGCGGTTCGCCGAGGAGCAGGAGGAGCTCGGCCAGCTCCGCCACTCGGTCGGCGTCACCGCGCACCGGGTCGCCCCCGACCGCCCGAAGCGGGACAACGAGAAGATGGCGTACGGGTACAAGGGCGAGCGGGTCCAGCACCAGATCGCCCGGCGGGTCCGCAACGCCACCCGCCGGCTCGACGAGCTGACCCGGGACCAGGTGCGCCGGCCGCCGGAGCCGCTGCGGTTCCGCGTGGAGAACCTGGCGGCGCCCCGCGGTACGGCTCCGCTGCTGGCACTGCGGGACGTGCGCGTCCCCGGCCGGCTCACCCTGGACCGGCTGGACGTCTCCGCGACCGAGCGACTGCTGGTCACCGGGCCGAACGGGTCGGGCAAGTCGACGCTGCTCGCGGTGCTCGCCGGACGTCTCGGGATCACCGATGGGACGCTGCACCGCCGCCGGGGACTGCGGGCCGGGCTGCTGGCCCAGGACACCGTGTTCCCGCGGCCGGACCGCACCGTCCGGGACGTCTACGCCGCGGCCCTCGGGCCGGAGCACGCCGAACGAGTGCCCCTGGCGTCGCTGGGCCTGGTGGCGCCCCGTGACGTCGGCCGCCCGGTCGGCGAGCTGTCCGTCGGGCAGCACCGGCGCCTCGCCCTCGCGCTGCTGCTCGCGGACCCGCCGGAGCTGCTGCTGCTCGACGAGCCCACCAACCACCTCTCGCCGCGCCTGTCGGACGAGCTGGAGGAGGCGCTGGGGACCGGCCCGGGCGCGGTGATCGTCGCGAGCCACGACCGCCGGCTCCGGGACCGCTGGGCCGGGCGCGAGCTGCGGCTGGCCCGATAG
- a CDS encoding aspartate/glutamate racemase family protein — protein sequence MLITIINPNTTESMTTTIGKCAAQVAGPGTVVHAVTPSMGPASIESHYDEALAVPGLLAEIAAGERAGSDGYVVACFGDPGLDAARELARGPVVGIAEAAMRTACYLGRGFSVVTTLGRTIGRARDLAEIYGASRFLRNVRACEIGVLELEDPASDARRVITEECRRAVVEDAADAVVLGCAGMADLASQISDAVGVPVVDGVAAATRTVETLVALGLRTGSRGEFATPPAKP from the coding sequence ATGCTCATCACCATCATCAACCCGAACACGACGGAGTCGATGACGACGACGATCGGCAAGTGCGCCGCCCAGGTCGCGGGTCCGGGCACCGTGGTCCACGCCGTCACGCCGTCGATGGGCCCGGCCTCGATCGAGAGCCACTACGACGAGGCGCTGGCCGTGCCGGGGCTGCTCGCGGAGATCGCCGCCGGCGAGCGGGCGGGATCCGACGGGTACGTCGTCGCCTGTTTCGGCGATCCCGGGCTCGATGCCGCGCGGGAGCTGGCGCGCGGCCCGGTCGTCGGGATCGCCGAGGCCGCGATGCGCACCGCCTGCTACCTCGGCCGCGGGTTCAGCGTGGTCACGACGCTGGGCCGGACCATCGGGCGGGCCCGGGACCTGGCCGAGATCTACGGCGCGTCCCGGTTCCTGCGCAACGTCCGGGCGTGTGAGATCGGGGTCCTCGAGCTGGAGGACCCGGCGTCGGACGCCCGCCGGGTGATCACCGAGGAGTGCCGGCGCGCCGTCGTCGAGGACGCCGCGGACGCCGTCGTGCTCGGCTGCGCGGGTATGGCGGACCTCGCCTCGCAGATCTCCGACGCGGTCGGGGTACCGGTGGTCGACGGGGTGGCGGCGGCTACCCGGACCGTGGAGACCCTGGTGGCACTGGGCCTGCGCACCGGCTCGCGCGGGGAGTTCGCGACCCCGCCGGCGAAGCCCTAA
- a CDS encoding SigE family RNA polymerase sigma factor encodes MGDRIEGRIDGRLDVAGDSGAEGAVERTLTRLRRIDSRPDPTVAPPAAPPAGAPPAPLTLADLYRDHRMRLIRLAVLLVDQPATAEDVVQEAFTGLHRHWSGLRDEAAAVAYLRTAVVNGSRSVLRRRRTAREYVAPHGVNARSAESLAMLSAEHQSVVDALGSLPPRQREVLVLRYYGGLSEAEIAEAAGISRGTVKSTASRALDTVARVLAERSGGR; translated from the coding sequence GTGGGGGACCGGATCGAGGGCCGGATCGACGGCCGGCTCGACGTCGCGGGCGACAGCGGCGCCGAGGGTGCTGTCGAGCGCACCCTCACCCGGCTGCGGCGGATCGACAGCCGCCCGGACCCGACGGTGGCCCCGCCCGCGGCCCCGCCGGCGGGGGCGCCACCGGCCCCGCTGACGCTCGCGGACCTCTACCGGGACCACCGGATGCGGCTCATCCGGCTGGCCGTCCTGCTCGTGGACCAGCCCGCCACCGCCGAGGACGTCGTCCAGGAGGCCTTCACCGGCCTGCACCGGCACTGGTCGGGGCTGCGGGACGAGGCCGCGGCCGTCGCGTACCTGCGCACCGCGGTCGTCAACGGGTCGCGGTCCGTTCTCCGGCGCCGCCGCACCGCCCGGGAGTACGTCGCGCCGCACGGCGTCAACGCGCGCTCCGCGGAGTCGCTGGCCATGCTGTCCGCGGAACACCAGTCGGTGGTCGACGCCCTGGGGTCGCTCCCGCCCCGACAGCGTGAGGTCCTCGTACTGCGCTACTACGGTGGGCTCTCGGAGGCGGAGATCGCCGAGGCCGCCGGGATCAGCCGGGGCACCGTGAAATCGACCGCCAGCCGGGCCCTCGACACGGTCGCCCGGGTGCTCGCGGAACGATCCGGGGGACGCTGA
- a CDS encoding DedA family protein → MTPLATTTLALGPEWLKPDTIIEWLGPWALVGLALIVFAECGLLLGFFLPGDSLLFTAGLFVASGAIRTPLWLTCLILVVAAFAGNATGYAIGRKAGPAIFDKPKSRLFKPSHVAKTQEFFDKYGNRAIVLGRFVPVVRTFITVMAGVGQMEAKRYLTYSLIGGVAWAAGVTVLGYFLGQFDVVKNNIELMLILIVLLSVIPIIIEILRARRDRPKGAHAR, encoded by the coding sequence GTGACGCCTCTCGCCACCACGACTCTCGCGCTCGGCCCCGAATGGCTGAAGCCCGACACCATCATCGAATGGCTCGGCCCCTGGGCGCTCGTCGGCCTGGCGCTGATCGTCTTCGCCGAGTGCGGCCTGCTCCTCGGCTTCTTCCTGCCCGGTGACTCGCTGCTGTTCACGGCGGGCCTGTTCGTGGCGAGCGGCGCGATCAGGACGCCGCTGTGGCTCACCTGTCTGATCCTGGTCGTGGCCGCGTTCGCCGGGAACGCCACGGGGTACGCGATCGGCCGCAAGGCCGGGCCCGCGATCTTCGACAAGCCGAAGAGCAGGCTGTTCAAGCCGAGTCACGTGGCGAAGACGCAGGAGTTCTTCGACAAGTACGGCAACCGGGCGATCGTGCTGGGCCGCTTCGTCCCGGTCGTGCGGACCTTCATCACCGTCATGGCGGGCGTCGGGCAGATGGAGGCCAAGCGCTACCTGACGTACTCGCTGATCGGCGGCGTCGCCTGGGCCGCCGGCGTCACGGTGCTCGGCTACTTCCTCGGCCAGTTCGACGTCGTCAAGAACAACATCGAGCTGATGCTCATCCTCATCGTGCTCCTCTCGGTGATCCCGATCATCATCGAGATCCTGCGGGCGCGGCGTGACCGCCCCAAGGGCGCGCACGCCCGCTGA
- a CDS encoding DUF6986 family protein, which yields MTDLADALASELDRELHDVDARLAAAYPGDAGSRQPVHTVYVPADRYTRDTAARWGAEALAALDAHAPDLSDVWGVPDELAGELTDRVRRKLGTEPIEDLRIDLEDGYGTRSDAEEDAEAERAAVELAASVAAGTAPPFTGLRFRSFEAPTRRRGIRTLAGFVGALVKAGGIPDGFVLTLPKVTAVEQVGALVRVLEALEAEHGIAPLRFEIQVETPQSVLGPDGASPLPRMIAAAAGRCTGLHYGTYDYSASLGIAARYQSMEHPAADHAKAVMQLAAAGTGVRLSDGSTNRIPVGDGAAVHVAWALHGRLVRRSLERGFYQGWDLHPAQLPSRFVAVHLFYRDGAGSAGARLKAYLERAESGFMDEPATAVALAGFLLRGVDCGALDVDEVERATGTDRDHLAVLARRRA from the coding sequence ATGACGGATCTCGCCGACGCGCTCGCGTCCGAGCTCGACCGTGAGCTGCACGACGTCGACGCGCGGCTGGCGGCGGCCTACCCGGGTGACGCCGGGTCGCGGCAGCCGGTGCACACCGTCTACGTCCCCGCGGACCGCTACACCAGGGACACCGCCGCGCGCTGGGGCGCCGAGGCGCTCGCCGCGCTCGACGCCCACGCCCCGGACCTCTCAGACGTCTGGGGCGTGCCGGACGAGCTGGCCGGCGAGCTCACCGACCGGGTCCGGCGCAAGCTCGGCACCGAGCCGATCGAGGACCTGCGCATCGACCTCGAGGACGGCTACGGCACCCGGTCCGACGCGGAGGAGGACGCCGAGGCCGAGCGCGCCGCCGTCGAGCTCGCCGCGTCGGTCGCAGCCGGCACCGCCCCGCCGTTCACCGGTCTCCGCTTCCGCAGCTTCGAGGCCCCGACCCGGCGGCGCGGCATCCGCACCCTCGCCGGCTTCGTCGGCGCGCTGGTGAAGGCGGGCGGGATCCCGGACGGGTTCGTGCTCACGCTGCCCAAGGTGACGGCCGTCGAGCAGGTCGGCGCCCTGGTGCGGGTGCTGGAGGCGCTGGAGGCAGAGCACGGGATCGCGCCGCTCCGGTTCGAGATCCAGGTCGAGACCCCGCAGTCGGTCCTCGGCCCCGACGGCGCGTCCCCGCTGCCCCGAATGATCGCCGCGGCGGCGGGCCGGTGCACCGGCCTGCACTACGGCACCTACGACTACTCGGCCTCGCTCGGGATCGCCGCGCGGTACCAGAGCATGGAGCACCCGGCGGCGGACCACGCCAAGGCGGTCATGCAGCTCGCCGCGGCGGGCACCGGCGTCCGGCTCTCCGACGGCTCGACGAACCGGATCCCGGTCGGGGACGGGGCGGCGGTGCACGTGGCCTGGGCGCTGCACGGCCGGCTCGTCCGGCGCTCCCTCGAACGCGGCTTCTACCAGGGCTGGGACCTGCACCCGGCCCAGCTGCCGAGCCGCTTCGTCGCCGTGCACCTGTTCTACCGGGACGGCGCGGGGTCCGCGGGGGCCCGGTTGAAGGCGTACCTCGAGCGGGCGGAATCGGGCTTCATGGACGAGCCCGCCACCGCCGTCGCCCTTGCCGGGTTCCTGCTGCGGGGCGTGGACTGCGGAGCCCTGGACGTCGACGAGGTGGAACGTGCGACCGGCACGGACCGTGACCATCTGGCCGTCCTGGCTCGTCGTCGCGCCTGA